Proteins from one Corynebacterium testudinoris genomic window:
- the yidD gene encoding membrane protein insertion efficiency factor YidD, whose amino-acid sequence MDDGLPTPRGFVARGLAAAVRFYQNYLSPLKMGSSCRFEPTCSAYALEAVSRYGAATGVVMTLARLSKCGPWHPGGYDPVVTRNLTSTDIKEF is encoded by the coding sequence ATGGATGACGGCCTGCCCACTCCGCGGGGATTCGTCGCCCGAGGGCTGGCAGCGGCAGTGCGTTTCTACCAAAACTATCTGTCCCCGCTTAAGATGGGGTCGTCCTGCCGTTTTGAACCAACGTGCAGCGCCTACGCTTTAGAGGCCGTTTCACGCTACGGGGCCGCCACCGGCGTTGTTATGACGCTGGCTCGACTGAGCAAGTGTGGTCCGTGGCACCCGGGCGGGTATGACCCCGTCGTAACGCGAAACCTGACATCAACTGACATC
- the rnpA gene encoding ribonuclease P protein component — MLPQQHKFTSPSDFSRTMKRGRRAGTRTVVVHLVDRSSMPDADVALQGGPRVGFIVSKAVGNAVIRHRTTRRLRHICAGRFDSLAIPTDLVIRALPAAGTASTSELDRDLDTALRKLGVSHG; from the coding sequence GTGCTTCCTCAGCAGCATAAATTCACATCACCGTCCGATTTTAGTCGGACGATGAAGCGTGGACGTCGCGCAGGAACCCGCACCGTGGTGGTCCACCTCGTGGATCGCTCCAGCATGCCCGACGCGGATGTCGCCCTCCAGGGCGGCCCCCGCGTCGGGTTCATTGTCTCTAAAGCCGTTGGGAACGCGGTGATCCGTCACCGCACCACCCGACGGCTTCGACATATCTGTGCGGGACGCTTTGACTCCCTCGCAATCCCCACTGACCTGGTGATTCGTGCCCTGCCTGCGGCAGGGACGGCGTCGACAAGCGAGCTCGACCGCGACCTGGACACCGCACTGCGAAAACTGGGAGTAAGCCATGGATGA